In Zingiber officinale cultivar Zhangliang chromosome 11B, Zo_v1.1, whole genome shotgun sequence, a single window of DNA contains:
- the LOC122034645 gene encoding lysophospholipid acyltransferase 1-like — protein sequence MAVEMTTMAAAIGVSIPVLRFLLCFVATIPVSLFWRLVPGVLPRHLYAAFSGAVLSYLSFGSSSNLHFLIPMSMGYSSMLLFRRYAGVITFFAGFAYLIGCHVYYMSGDAWKEGGIDATGALMVLTLKVISCAMNYSDGLVKEERLSEAQKKYRLIRCPSLVEYIGYCLCCGSHFAGPVFEMKDYLEWTECIGIWAHDNRWPSPFGATLRALLQAAICMGLYLLLVPKFPLSRFNEPIYQDWGFWQRLFYQYMSGFTARWKYYFIWSISEAAIIISGLGFSGWSDSSPPKPLWDRAKNVDVLGVEFATSAVQLPLVWNIQVSTWLRHYVYERLVQNGKKPGFFQLLATQTVSAVWHGLYPGYIIFFVQSALMIAGSRVIYKWQQAVNAKNFLLRKMLTLANFAYTLLVLNYSCIGFMVLSLKETLASYQSVYFVGTIVPVAVILLSYVIKPPRPARSKIQKSQ from the exons ATGGCGGTGGAGATGACGACCATGGCGGCGGCAATTGGGGTATCCATACCGGTCCTCCGGTTCCTTCTTTGCTTTGTGGCTACTATTCCGGTGAGCCTCTTCTGGCGGCTGGTTCCCGGAGTGCTCCCGCGCCACCTCTACGCGGCATTCTCCGGGGCGGTCCTCTCCTACCTCTCGTTCGGATCCTCCTCCAATCTCCACTTCCTCATCCCCATGTCTATGGGGTACTCCTCCATGCTTCTCTTCCGACGCTACGCCGGCGTCATCACATTCTTCGCTGGCTTCGCTTACCTCATCGGGTG CCATGTATATTATATGAGTGGCGATGCGTGGAAGGAAGGAGGGATTGATGCAACTG GAGCTCTGATGGTGCTAACTCTTAAGGTCATTTCATGTGCAATGAATTATAGTGATGGGCTAGTTAAGGAAGAACGCCTTAGTGAGGCTCAAAAAAAGTACCGACTAATACGTTGCCCTTCCTTGGTTGAATATATTGGTTATTGTCTCTGCTGTGGAAGCCACTTTGCAGGGCCTGTATTTGAAATGAAGGATTATCTTGAATGGACAGAATGCATAGGG ATCTGGGCCCATGACAACCGATGGCCTTCACCTTTTGGTGCGACCTTGCGTGCTTTACTGCAAGCTGCAATTTGTATGGGTTTATACTTGTTATTGGTACCAAAGTTTCCTCTTTCTCGGTTCAATGAACCCATTTATCAGGACTGGGGTTTCTGGCAAAGGTTGTTCTACCAATACATGTCTGGTTTTACTGCCCGGTGGAAATACTACTTTATCTGGTCAATTTCAGAGGCAGCAATTATCATATCTGGTCTCGGTTTTAGTGGATGGTCAGATTCCTCTCCGCCTAAACCACTCTGGGACCGTGCTAAAAATGTTGATGTTCTTGGTGTCGAGTTTGCAACAAGTGCAGTTCAATTGCCACTAGTATGGAACATACAAGTCAGCACTTGGCTACGTCACT ATGTCTACGAAAGGCTAGTTCAGAATGGGAAGAAACCTGGATTCTTTCAGTTGCTGGCTACACAGACAGTTAGTGCTGTTTGGCAT GGATTATATCCAGGTTATATTATATTTTTCGTTCAGTCGGCATTGATGATTGCAGGTTCACGAG TGATCTACAAATGGCAGCAAGCTGTCAATGCAAAGAATTTTTTGCTGAGAAAGATGCTCACGCTTGCAAACTTTGCCTACACTCTTCTTGTCCTTAATTATTCCTGCATTGGTTTCATG